The Clostridium sp. DL-VIII DNA window AATTTATTGATGGAGAAAATTGAAAAACAAAAAAGCAGCCCGCATATAATATTTGCGCACTGCCCATTATATAAATTTTCAAACTCTCGCAATATTTGAGTTAAGCCGATATACATGTAAAAACAGGTTACTTTAAAGAAAAATATAGGATTTAGCTGTTGCATATAAATGCTTCATTTTTATTATTTTCATAATTTCTTGCATCAATAGCCGTCGAATAATCTAGAGATGCTCTAGAGCTTATTTTTATTTTATCATCAAAAGCCAGAGTATTTAAATGCCTTGAATCCCTTTGGGGTCATATACTGGATTATATACAGCACTAGAGATATGTGACAAAACATTTGGAATTTCAATATCAACAAATTCACTATAAATTTATTTATGACTTTTCTTGAATTTAAAATATTAGTATCGTCATTACAAAGCTTTTTTAGATTTGTAGCTGAATCGGGAACAGTGATTTCAATACGATCTGAGTGTTCATAGTAGGTGCTTCCTTGACCATGTAAACAAATCATAATATCTATATCATCTAGAGAAAAAAGAAGAAAAAGAAAAGTTAAACCTCTTGTATTGATTGTATCTTAAGGTAAAGATACAGAGATTAATTATTTTAAACAATTTAATCAGAAATATGTAAATATTGATGTTAAGCCAGTTGATAAAAATTCTGCAGGAAAGAACAAATCAAGGAAGACTGATCCATCTAATTTAGTTGATAAGGCTATTGAATATATAGACAATAAATATGATATAAATAAAGAAGATGGCGATAGAGTATGGTGCTCTTACCTGGTGGAAAAGTAATATTTGTAGAACTTAATACACTAGGCAAAAAAGCTAGAAAAATTCAAGAATATAGGGCTAGAGAGCTTAGAAAACTTGGATTTCAAGTTGAATGTATAGATACAGTTGAAAAAGTAGATTTGTTTATTAAGGAAGTAATGCTGAATATGTAAATAGAAAGAAAAGGCAAAGTGATTTTATGCTGATGTTATACAAAATCACCTTATTATAATTAATTAATATTTTATTGCATTCTTTAATAAATTAGTTGAATCTTCTATTGATAATTCTTTTGCATAAGAAATTTCTTTTATTACAGAATCTTTCGCATTTTTTAAAACCTGCTTTTCTGTTGCATTTAATTTACTATTTATTTTAACTTGAGTTAGATCATATATAATCTCTAGAGTACTTCTCAGTGATCCTGATTTTATCCTTTTTGAATTAGCAGCCATTCGCTCTTTTGATGTATATTCCGTATAGTCGTTCGTCTCTGACATAGCATTATTAATACTTTCTAATCCTATATCTATAGCCTCTGAATCACTTATTAATCTGAGGTTTGATACACCAGCTCTACTAACTGGTAAACTTAATGTCATAGTATTATTAAAAATTTTTATTTTATAATAATCTTGCTTTTCACCTTTAAATTCTCTTTTTTCAATGTTACTTATTATTCCTATTCCTTGGGTTGGATAAACCACTTTATTTCCAATATCAAACAAAAAATCTCCTCCTAAATTGAATAATATATTTAGTATATCACATTTAGAATTTTTTTGCTAATTTTTTATTTTATCACGATAATTTATCATAGTCAATATTTTTTTTTGGAGATATATATTTAAGCTTATGAAGTTCAAAGAAAGAAGGTGATAATATGGATTTTAAACTTTGGGATTATCAAAAATACGCGATCAATCATGTTATAGATCATAATCCAGCAGGTTTATTTCTAGATATGGGAATGGGCAAAACGGTTAGTTCATTAACTGCAATAGATAATTTATTATTCTTAGGTGATACAAATAAAGTTTTAGTTATAGCTCCAAAGAGAGTTGCAGAAGATACTTGGTCCACAGAAGTAGACAAATGGGATCACCTAAAAGAATTAAGGATATCAATAATCTTAGTAACTCCAAAACAAAGAGATGAAGCAGCAAAAAAGGATGCAGATATTCATGTTACAAGCAGAGATAATGTTGTGTGGTTAGTTGAAAATTATTTATTTTTAAATAGCCAAAGAACTAAAACAGATGTGAAATGAAATGATAAATATGAAATATATAAAGTGTGCTTATTTTTAAAGATTTAATAAT harbors:
- a CDS encoding nuclease; this translates as MVLLPGGKVIFVELNTLGKKARKIQEYRARELRKLGFQVECIDTVEKVDLFIKEVMLNM
- a CDS encoding SNF2-related protein; this encodes MDFKLWDYQKYAINHVIDHNPAGLFLDMGMGKTVSSLTAIDNLLFLGDTNKVLVIAPKRVAEDTWSTEVDKWDHLKELRISIILVTPKQRDEAAKKDADIHVTSRDNVVWLVENYLFLNSQRTKTDVK
- a CDS encoding CarD family transcriptional regulator, giving the protein MFDIGNKVVYPTQGIGIISNIEKREFKGEKQDYYKIKIFNNTMTLSLPVSRAGVSNLRLISDSEAIDIGLESINNAMSETNDYTEYTSKERMAANSKRIKSGSLRSTLEIIYDLTQVKINSKLNATEKQVLKNAKDSVIKEISYAKELSIEDSTNLLKNAIKY